From the genome of Ectobacillus sp. JY-23, one region includes:
- a CDS encoding MFS transporter, with amino-acid sequence MSETMEGPKASFGQLFQNRVIRTILVSVLFLQIGIWVRNYSILLYVIEKTNENPVAVSLISVAEFAPIFLFSFIGGTFADRWRPKRTMIWCDVLSAVSVFVVLLTLVFGSWKMIFFATLVSSILSQFSQPAGMKLFKLHVPAELVQMGMSMYQTLFALFMILGPILGTFVYQRFGIMAAVAVMGVAFLCSAAALVMLPADPEATDEKRGTTLVEEMKAGFRYVLNSRPLTLLGGCFAAAGLAIGLTQPLSVFLVTERLGLPKEDLQWLMTAFGVGMILGGGITIAISKKVPPQVLLAMGMAASAVGFVMLGFSTAFWLTLTAQFVSGLFMPCIHIGINTMILQNTEESFIGRVNGILNPLFMGTMVISMSASGWLKTHMSIVYIYEVAAILLALGILTLVPLMKKRRNEATAEGM; translated from the coding sequence ATTTTGTTGTATGTAATTGAAAAAACCAACGAAAATCCAGTGGCGGTGTCATTGATTTCTGTTGCGGAGTTTGCACCAATCTTTTTGTTTTCATTTATTGGTGGTACGTTCGCAGACAGGTGGCGACCGAAACGAACGATGATTTGGTGCGATGTATTAAGCGCGGTTTCTGTATTTGTGGTGCTGTTAACCCTCGTGTTCGGAAGCTGGAAGATGATTTTCTTTGCTACGCTGGTGTCGTCCATTCTTTCGCAATTCTCACAGCCGGCTGGTATGAAATTATTTAAACTGCACGTGCCGGCGGAGCTTGTACAAATGGGAATGTCTATGTATCAAACATTGTTTGCGCTATTTATGATTTTAGGGCCTATTCTGGGGACATTTGTGTACCAACGCTTCGGTATCATGGCGGCAGTAGCGGTGATGGGCGTTGCATTTTTATGCTCGGCAGCCGCACTAGTGATGTTGCCGGCAGACCCTGAGGCTACAGATGAAAAGCGCGGTACAACATTGGTAGAAGAAATGAAAGCAGGTTTTCGTTATGTATTAAATAGCAGGCCGCTTACATTGTTAGGTGGCTGCTTCGCCGCAGCAGGACTTGCGATTGGACTAACGCAGCCGCTTAGTGTGTTTCTTGTAACAGAAAGACTTGGTTTGCCGAAGGAAGATCTGCAGTGGCTGATGACTGCATTTGGTGTTGGGATGATTTTAGGCGGTGGTATTACGATAGCCATCTCCAAAAAAGTACCACCGCAAGTGCTTCTTGCGATGGGGATGGCGGCAAGCGCCGTTGGGTTTGTTATGTTAGGCTTCTCAACCGCGTTTTGGCTCACGCTAACAGCGCAGTTTGTGTCTGGCTTGTTCATGCCGTGCATTCATATCGGCATCAATACAATGATTCTGCAAAATACGGAAGAATCATTTATAGGACGTGTAAACGGCATACTCAATCCTCTTTTCATGGGAACGATGGTGATTAGCATGTCTGCATCCGGCTGGCTAAAAACACATATGTCTATCGTATATATTTATGAAGTGGCCGCAATCCTTCTGGCGCTTGGAATTTTGACGCTTGTACCGCTTATGAAGAAGAGAAGAAATGAGGCTACAGCAGAAGGAATGTAA